A stretch of the uncultured Desulfobacter sp. genome encodes the following:
- a CDS encoding ADP-ribosylglycohydrolase family protein yields MKTLEYFKGCLIGGAVGDALGAPIEFMSLDQIRSSFGNEGLTDYSEAYGGIGSITDDTQMTLFTAEGLIISKVRQAYQGDIGVIAAVYHALLRWLYTQQAGRQEQLINAYGTCSIIDGVLTGHKELFSLRAPGNSCLSALQSGQLGTMDNPVNDSKGCGGVMRMAPVGLMFDDAQKAFRIGCECAALTHGHPTGYLASGTFAAILSRLISGESLTAAIGDSISILKCNTNHEETLKSIETACESADKAICGPDIIKEVGEGWIAEEALGIGIYCSLVAGDDFKKGVLLAVNHSGDSDSTGSITGNILGALHGIGAIPENWILNLELKDLIEETAVDLFDQIK; encoded by the coding sequence ATGAAAACCCTTGAATATTTTAAAGGCTGCCTGATCGGCGGCGCTGTTGGGGACGCCTTAGGCGCCCCCATCGAATTTATGTCTCTTGATCAGATCAGGTCTTCATTTGGCAATGAGGGACTGACCGATTATTCCGAAGCATACGGCGGGATAGGCAGCATTACCGACGATACCCAAATGACATTATTTACTGCGGAAGGGTTGATTATATCCAAGGTCAGACAGGCATATCAGGGGGATATCGGTGTTATTGCAGCGGTATATCATGCACTTTTAAGATGGTTATACACCCAGCAAGCAGGTCGTCAGGAACAATTGATTAATGCGTATGGTACCTGCTCAATTATTGACGGGGTATTAACCGGACATAAAGAGCTTTTTTCTCTGAGAGCTCCGGGAAACAGCTGCTTGTCCGCGCTGCAATCCGGTCAATTGGGCACAATGGACAATCCTGTAAACGACAGCAAGGGGTGCGGTGGGGTTATGCGTATGGCGCCGGTGGGACTTATGTTTGATGATGCTCAAAAAGCATTTCGAATCGGTTGTGAATGCGCAGCGCTGACCCATGGCCACCCAACCGGGTATTTGGCATCAGGCACCTTTGCTGCGATCCTTTCCCGGTTAATCTCAGGGGAGAGCCTTACGGCTGCGATTGGTGATTCAATTTCAATTTTGAAATGCAACACAAATCATGAAGAGACGTTAAAATCTATAGAGACCGCCTGTGAGTCGGCAGATAAAGCAATCTGTGGGCCTGATATCATAAAAGAAGTTGGTGAAGGATGGATCGCTGAGGAAGCACTTGGCATCGGTATTTATTGCTCGCTGGTTGCCGGGGATGATTTCAAAAAGGGGGTTTTATTGGCAGTCAATCATTCTGGAGACAGTGATTCAACAGGGTCCATCACCGGTAATATTTTAGGTGCGCTTCATGGCATTGGCGCCATTCCTGAAAATTGGATTTTGAATCTTGAATTGAAAGATCTGATTGAAGAAACAGCTGTCGATTTGTTTGATCAAATCAAGTGA
- a CDS encoding putative molybdenum carrier protein: protein MVPLEYSKLKELTRGGNPKRTEQNVIDSDGTVIFTYGKLTTGSALTREFAIQHGKPYLHINLDLELDPHGTIKKWILGNNINVPNVAGRSASKAPGICEKVKGIISVLL from the coding sequence ATTGTCCCTTTGGAATATAGTAAGTTGAAAGAACTTACCAGGGGAGGAAATCCTAAAAGAACAGAGCAAAATGTCATTGATTCGGATGGAACAGTCATTTTTACATATGGCAAACTTACAACGGGATCTGCCTTAACCAGGGAGTTTGCAATTCAACATGGAAAACCATATCTTCATATTAATTTGGATCTTGAATTAGATCCGCATGGTACGATTAAAAAATGGATTTTAGGGAATAATATAAATGTACCAAATGTGGCGGGAAGGAGTGCGAGTAAAGCTCCGGGGATATGCGAGAAGGTAAAAGGCATCATCTCTGTACTGCTATGA